One Brassica oleracea var. oleracea cultivar TO1000 chromosome C7, BOL, whole genome shotgun sequence genomic window carries:
- the LOC106301537 gene encoding 60S ribosomal protein L13a-2-like, with protein MVSGSGICAKRVVVDARHHMLGRLASIIAKELLNGQRVVVVRCEEICLSGGLVRQKMKYMRFLRKRMNTKPSHGPIHFRAPSKIFWRTVRGMIPHKTKRGAAALDRLKVFEGVPPPYDKVKRMVIPDALKVLRLQAGHKYCLLGRLSSEVGWNHYDTIKELEVKRKERSQAVYERKKQLIKLRTKAEKVAEEKLGAQLDVLAPIKY; from the exons ATGGTGTCTGGTTCAGGGATATGCGCAAAGCGCGTCGTGGTCGATGCAAGGCACCACATGTTGGGGCGTCTTGCTTCCATCATCGCTAAGGAGTTGCTCAACGGACAGAGAGTGGTTGTTGTCCGATGTGAGGAGATTTGTCTGTCAGGTGGATTGGTTCGACAGAAGATGAAGTACATGAGGTTTCTCAGGAAGCGCATGAACACTAAGCCTTCTCACGGTCCCATTCACTTCAGGGCTCCCTCTAAGATCTTCTGGCGTACCGTTCGTGG GATGATTCCACACAAGACCAAGCGTGGAGCTGCTGCTCTTGACCGTTTGAAGGTTTTTGAAGGAGTCCCTCCTCCTTACGACAAGGTTAAGAGAATGGTCATTCCTGATGCTCTCAA GGTCTTGAGGCTCCAAGCTGGTCACAAGTACTGCTTATTGGGCCGTCTTTCTTCTGAGGTTGGCTGGAATCACTACGACACCATCAAG GAGCTTGAGGTCAAGAGAAAGGAGAGGTCACAAGCTGTGTATGAGCGTAAGAAACAGCTCATCAAGCTCAGGACTAAGGCCGAGAAGGTTGCAGAGGAGAAACTTGGAGCCCAGCTCGATGTTCTTGCACCCATTAAGTACTGA
- the LOC106304012 gene encoding uncharacterized protein LOC106304012 yields the protein MNIASRIRRSFFREEKRKLPIVNGSSSRNEDDLLGVTDELIDHVRSFTIDTFKNFSLYDEEACVNPLEEDEEYNGVSSSENVKKDLSDWQERHAVLVLSKSKELSQLRFKLCPRLLKEDHFWKIYFKLVRNLVAKYEVQAIQQAIITSMAMEASEIKGVYEVEMSETRPNLTSTGGPATP from the exons ATGAATATAGCTTCGAGGATTCGACGAAGTTTCTTCAGAGAGGAGAAGAGGAAACTTCCTATTGTAAATGGATCATCGAGCAGGAACGAAGATGATTTGCTAGGAGTGACTGATGAATTGATCGATCACGTCAGATCTTTCACCATTGACACGTTTAAGAACTTCTCTCTCTACG ACGAAGAAGCGTGTGTAAATCCTTTGGAAGAAGATGAAGAATACAATGGAGTGAGCTCCTCTGAGAATGTGAAGAAGGATTTGTCTGACTGGCAGGAGAGACACGCCGTTCTCGTCTTGTCCAAATCCAAG GAACTCTCACAGCTGAGATTTAAGTTATGCCCACGTCTCTTAAAGGAAGATCACTTTTGGAAGATATACTTCAAACTTGTCAGGAACCTTGTTGCAAA ATATGAGGTGCAAGCAATCCAACAGGCAATAATCACAAGTATGGCCATGGAAGCTTCTGAAATCAAAGGTGTTTATGAAGTTGAAATGTCAGAAACCAGGCCAAATTTGACTAGTACCGGCGGACCTGCAACTCCATGA